TATGATTAAGGAATACAAACTATTTTATGCTTtcaatatattacataaaaattttaagatattaagataatatttaaatatatttcatacctAAAGGGGTGTCTACCAAAACTGCGTTATAAAGTTCAGCAGGTGTAGCTGCTACATGAATAGCTTCCATTTGTTCGAAACTGCCTAGAGGATGGCATTTAGGGATCAACTCTGAAATTGGTCTTTGATGCAAAGTTCCagtaattagtaaaataatattatcgatCATATAACTATAAGTAatgaaatctaaaaattgcgACAAAGGTTCTACAGAATGGTTGCGCATGTGTTGAAATTCTACAACAAGCTTTTCTCTTAATTTATCATCGATCACACTAACAGAAAGTGGTGATGGCTCATTAGCTAAAAAACTGCCATAATCTGTACCAGCCAAATGTAGTTTTAAATCTGTGgaagtaaaaattaatcaatatcgataggtattaataataaattgaatatcatttactttttaagtttcagataatttttattgtttctggAACTGAAATGCAAGTGTTGGGTAAAACTTACCTTCAAGAGTTTCGCATTGTACAAGATTAAGATAGTCACTTTGTTGAAGAATTCCACATTTAAAGCCTCGGCAAAGGCCCTCCAAATACCCTCCGTCGATGTTAAACATACAACCTTTCATTTTGGAGGATCGTCTATTACAATTACTCCAATTGAAATACCGATACGTCAAAGTTGAAATCGGACTCGCCCTTTTTCGTGTCGATCATATGACCATCTAGCGAGAAGTTTGTTGCAAGCCATGAAAAAATGGCTAAATTTCTGAATGATATCGACTTCGAGTAGCTATCGAATATTTGATCAAACTGATccatttaaatttgattttttcaaattttagtaactattttctaataatgcaaaattatatataatagtttacaacaggtcaaagattatattaaaataatcattaaTCTAGTTAAATACAGAAaccttttacatttttccttcgtgttattatgtattatatcaaattttaaaaaatactttgatttaacactatatactaaaCTATTTTGTAGTGATCCCACaacaatgtacaaaaaatGACAAATGTACACGGgaaaacatattataaaacagTAAATATATTATGGTTTTGAAAGTACGCAAAACTTAATGTActtaatatattcaaaaaattaatttaagaagTAATAAATTGAGTTTAAACTTTTCGATATGAATGTGTGGAGATAcgtgtttaaaataattctttaaataagtTAAATTTTTAAGGGCAATAGTATAAAATTCTATCATCTGAAGTATATATACTTACTAAACTTAGTAAACTCAtctattcatatatttatatttgagtTATCGAAATCATTTATACATACTActgagaaatatatttacatcatACGTAGGTGGTATTACTACTTCTTTGCATTGTATAGTGAATGACGCATACTAGCATAGAAGACTGTTTTGATGTAATACGCTTTTTACCTGTGACGTGTTTTATCAATTTAAgtgttctttatattttactaattatcAATTGATTTGTGGTAGAATATATTACACGAAGTAGTATGtttggaaagaaagagaattcAAAACGGCAAACAAAACCCACTGGCAGTCTTGCACAAGTATTATCTTGTAATGTTTTTAACCTTACTTTTCGATTagttacatttttctaaacttaatatcttttaacaGTATGGAATTTTCGATGTGCCAGCAACGTTAGATGATATAGGTAATGATCTTATGAATGACGATGACGATTTAGAAGCTGAATTAATAGCTTTAACATCTGGTGATGACAATACTGGAAAATCTAGACGTACTGgtaagtaaatattatttgtatgcTTACTATTAATTATCTGTACGATcgataacattttaaatacaatattgatatattttatcattcgcATAGCATCTCGTAAACCAGttcttaaagaaaatttagatGTAATGGTAACTGAAAGtatgaaagatataaattttgaagaagAGATATCTGATGGAGAGGATGATCCAGAATTATTGGTATAAATTCTATCATTCgtgtttttatttctaatagcTGTTTAGTTATATTAAactcatttttaatattttatattatgtcaGAGTGAACTTAAAATGATTACGAATGAGGGAATTTCTGAATCTATGACTccagagaaagaagaaaatttagtaGCTGATAAAACAGAACAGTCTGAAacacaaaatgataatgaaagTATAATTAAACTGTTAAAAGAAAGATTACAACTTTATGAGATTGCtgaaaaaaaagcaaaacgaGAAAATGAATTAAGTCGAGCAAGAAGGTTTAGCAGAGGTATTAAGACACTTacagaattattgaaaaatgctGAGGCAGGAAAATCTATTAGCGAAAACGATATACCGCCGGAACTACCACCACATGCTACAGCTGAAACAACTGAGAAAGTACTAGTAACTAGTGAAACAGAATTTACAGGTATTATTTAATGGAAAGCcatatttccttttttgttatgatttgctttttataatcttgtaatactatattttttagaagaaaCTACCACTGCAACTGAGGCTGATACTTATCCTGCAGAAAATAATACTGTTGAAGAGTCCACTCCAATAAAAAGTATAGATGAAGAGgcattaaaattattgaaagatagacagcaacaatataaaatggCAGCAATAGCATGGAAAAGAGCTAGTAACATGAAGGAGGCTCTCCAATGTTTAAATATAGCCAAACATTTTGATATAGTTATTGCAGCAGTAAATGCAGGAGAAACAGTTGATTTATCAGATATGCCAGCTTCGCCAAATCTGCCTGGATTAGATACTACTACAGTATCAACTGAAAAGTCAGAAAAAACAGAAAGTGAGACACAGGGGAAGTCTTCTGAAGACATTGCCTCAACAGGTAAATTTtgatgataatttaataatttactttgtgcatttaatattacgaaactGATATTAAACACATGAAGtgaattaaatttgttaaaaataattatacttctAATGTCTTGTTTTATTGGAAAAACAGAAGTGAAACCATCAAGTTCAGAAAATTTAGAGGTTGCTTTAAAAGAACGTCTTGAAGCatgtaaaaagataaaagcaaCTGCAGAAGGTGAAGGAAACTCGTCTAAAGCTCGCAGATATGGTCGCATTTGCAAACAATTTGAAGAtgctattaaattatatgcTCGTGGAAAACTCGTTCCTTTTGATGAATTACCTACTATACCTGGTTTTGAACCCCTTACAGTTCCTTCGCAATCTGTACCTAATCCAGCAAcagataaaaatggaaaaccgTCAGATTTAATAATGCCAACCAGTACAGAATCTAAACTAcctgaaaataaagtttcttcaGATCCAAAAGTTCCTGTCCCTCCTGCGAAAGCAGAAATAGGTAGTTGAGAAAATGTTATGATTTATAGAATGATCTACCATTGTTATAAtatctaattaatatatattttaaatgatagGAAAAAAGCAAAATCAAAAGACATCACGTGCTGAGAAACAGTTAGCTTTATTACAACAACGCCAACATGAATTAAAGCAAGCTGCTCTTAATgcaaaaaaagaaggagataTAGAATTAGCTCGTACTTATCTAAGGCAAGCAAAAGGAATGGATCCATTGATCGAAGCTAGTAGAGGAGGCTTACCAGTTGATATGAATTCTATACCATTGTCTCCAGCAGCAAAAACTGAGCTTAATACAGATAGTATAATAGGTTTATTGGATAATAGTTTTACGGTAGTCGATACTGAAGATTGTTTAGAGAAAGTAATTGGAACGGATGAAGAAATTTATGAGAATCTTGAGTCAcaattaatgaaacaaattaaGGTAAACTGATGACAAAtgtaaagtaaatttataaatctttaatcgcaaattatgcaattttattatagtgGTGTTTATGCACCAGAGATCATTGTAAAGCATTAGGAGATGTATCTGGATATAATAAATGGGAACGTCTAGCACTGAATTATAAACGAGATTTAGATATGCTAACAGTTCGAAAACGTGATGCACTACCATCACCACAACATCATTATGAGATAAAAACTCATACTATAGTTCAGTTAGTATAGTAAAGTTTTCCACTACgttaattaatagaattattacattgtaattgtaaatatattgttttacaGGAGTTGCACAGATTTAAGTGATAGTGacatagaaatttcaataattaggggaataaattattcgaaagatGCAGATACTTATGTCATATTTGAATTCCCTTATCCTTCAGATAGTCCTCCATCAGATAGAACGGCTACTGTTAAAGGAACGTGTAACCCAGAATATGAAGCAGTATTTCCATTAACTGGAATAGATCGTTTATCAAGACCGTGTCAACGAACATTCAAAAGACATGCATTAAAATGTCAAGTTTGGGCTAAAGGGTAATGAAAAAAGCGACGTAATCAAATTAtgatttattcgtattttgaCAATACTATAGTTTTATAAcgtgtgtatatttttaaataatttataataagttTCTTTCCGATAACTTATACTATTTTTCCAATTAGAAACATTGGTAAAATAATATGTCATCTAttgtttgtaaataatatttttaaggataaaatataattatatattagatataataatattgaagaTAGTAAATAGATTAGTACGTTGCTTGCAGATGCTCGCTGAATTCCATCCTGTGTTGCATTAACTCAAGGTATGAAAATTTCGTACTTTTGTAAAGCATTCAGCTTCTAAATTATGAATCAGAGATAATGTGCTATTgctttatttgttttctttttttcacttattcttcttctttttcaaaaagCGCATTTATTATAAGACAGGCAttattaagtaaatatttcgaaataagaGGAATAAAAGTcgattatagaaaaaaatgtttggttgtaaataattattgttgtGAATTGATACACTTGATTTCTATGATGCTCATATTGCACGAGCAGGCTGTAACAacgtaaaattgtatttacagATTTTAGATTTAAATTGTGCGAGTCCCAAATATTCAAACGTCC
This Bombus pascuorum chromosome 1, iyBomPasc1.1, whole genome shotgun sequence DNA region includes the following protein-coding sequences:
- the LOC132910109 gene encoding coiled-coil and C2 domain-containing protein 1-like isoform X2, giving the protein MFGKKENSKRQTKPTGSLAQYGIFDVPATLDDIGNDLMNDDDDLEAELIALTSGDDNTGKSRRTASRKPVLKENLDVMVTESMKDINFEEEISDGEDDPELLSELKMITNEGISESMTPEKEENLVADKTEQSETQNDNESIIKLLKERLQLYEIAEKKAKRENELSRARRFSRGIKTLTELLKNAEAGKSISENDIPPELPPHATAETTEKVLVTSETEFTEETTTATEADTYPAENNTVEESTPIKSIDEEALKLLKDRQQQYKMAAIAWKRASNMKEALQCLNIAKHFDIVIAAVNAGETVDLSDMPASPNLPGLDTTTVSTEKSEKTESETQGKSSEDIASTEVKPSSSENLEVALKERLEACKKIKATAEGEGNSSKARRYGRICKQFEDAIKLYARGKLVPFDELPTIPGFEPLTVPSQSVPNPATDKNGKPSDLIMPTSTESKLPENKVSSDPKVPVPPAKAEIGKKQNQKTSRAEKQLALLQQRQHELKQAALNAKKEGDIELARTYLRQAKGMDPLIEASRGGLPVDMNSIPLSPAAKTELNTDSIIGLLDNSFTVVDTEDCLEKVIGTDEEIYENLESQLMKQIKWCLCTRDHCKALGDVSGYNKWERLALNYKRDLDMLTVRKRDALPSPQHHYEIKTHTIVQSCTDLSDSDIEISIIRGINYSKDADTYVIFEFPYPSDSPPSDRTATVKGTCNPEYEAVFPLTGIDRLSRPCQRTFKRHALKCQVWAKGGFFRSDSLLGTVTVKLQPLETQCVLHDSFPLMDGRKPTGGKLELKIRLRNPIVTKQIEKITDKWLVIDY
- the LOC132910109 gene encoding coiled-coil and C2 domain-containing protein 1-like isoform X1; translation: MFGKKENSKRQTKPTGSLAQYGIFDVPATLDDIGNDLMNDDDDLEAELIALTSGDDNTGKSRRTASRKPVLKENLDVMVTESMKDINFEEEISDGEDDPELLSELKMITNEGISESMTPEKEENLVADKTEQSETQNDNESIIKLLKERLQLYEIAEKKAKRENELSRARRFSRGIKTLTELLKNAEAGKSISENDIPPELPPHATAETTEKVLVTSETEFTEETTTATEADTYPAENNTVEESTPIKSIDEEALKLLKDRQQQYKMAAIAWKRASNMKEALQCLNIAKHFDIVIAAVNAGETVDLSDMPASPNLPGLDTTTVSTEKSEKTESETQGKSSEDIASTEVKPSSSENLEVALKERLEACKKIKATAEGEGNSSKARRYGRICKQFEDAIKLYARGKLVPFDELPTIPGFEPLTVPSQSVPNPATDKNGKPSDLIMPTSTESKLPENKVSSDPKVPVPPAKAEIGKKQNQKTSRAEKQLALLQQRQHELKQAALNAKKEGDIELARTYLRQAKGMDPLIEASRGGLPVDMNSIPLSPAAKTELNTDSIIGLLDNSFTVVDTEDCLEKVIGTDEEIYENLESQLMKQIKWCLCTRDHCKALGDVSGYNKWERLALNYKRDLDMLTVRKRDALPSPQHHYEIKTHTIVQSCTDLSDSDIEISIIRGINYSKDADTYVIFEFPYPSDSPPSDRTATVKGTCNPEYEAVFPLTGIDRLSRPCQRTFKRHALKCQVWAKGCSLNSILCCINSRGFFRSDSLLGTVTVKLQPLETQCVLHDSFPLMDGRKPTGGKLELKIRLRNPIVTKQIEKITDKWLVIDY